One genomic segment of bacterium includes these proteins:
- a CDS encoding alpha/beta hydrolase translates to MSGKLMFLVAVFALGAAPAFAQAPPTTPRAGGPPAAAPARPQGPAVKSPETSWIRRQYRDVRYATLSPAQALDIYLPNEGDGPFPVIVAVHGGAFMMGDKADGQLSAPLEGVRRGYAVVSVNYRMSGEATFPAAVQDVKSAVRFLRAVAARYNLDGSRIAAWGGSAGGHLVSMLGTTGRTPRFDDPAAGNAAESSAVQAVVDWFGPIYFDRMDAQFAAGKKGRPDHGAAGSPESRFLGKAVADAPALAAEASPATYLDKDAPPFFVEHGDADPVVPTEQSIQFVAAIRAAAGSDRAVLTILPGAGHGGPQFETPANLNLVFAFLDKALRR, encoded by the coding sequence ATGTCCGGCAAGCTCATGTTCCTCGTCGCCGTCTTCGCGCTGGGCGCGGCGCCCGCCTTCGCGCAGGCCCCGCCGACGACGCCGCGGGCCGGCGGACCGCCGGCCGCGGCCCCCGCGCGGCCGCAGGGGCCGGCGGTCAAGTCGCCCGAAACGAGCTGGATTCGACGGCAATACCGCGACGTGCGCTACGCGACGCTCTCGCCGGCGCAGGCGTTGGACATCTACCTGCCCAACGAGGGCGACGGCCCGTTCCCGGTGATCGTCGCCGTCCACGGCGGCGCCTTCATGATGGGCGACAAGGCCGACGGGCAGCTGTCCGCGCCGCTGGAAGGGGTGCGCCGCGGCTACGCGGTCGTCTCGGTCAACTACCGCATGAGCGGCGAGGCGACGTTCCCCGCCGCCGTGCAGGACGTGAAGAGCGCCGTGCGGTTCCTGCGCGCCGTCGCCGCGCGCTACAACCTCGACGGCTCGCGGATCGCCGCGTGGGGCGGATCGGCGGGCGGCCACCTCGTCTCGATGCTCGGGACGACGGGGCGCACGCCTCGCTTCGACGACCCGGCGGCGGGAAACGCCGCGGAATCGAGCGCCGTTCAAGCGGTCGTCGATTGGTTCGGTCCGATCTACTTCGACCGGATGGACGCCCAGTTCGCCGCCGGCAAAAAGGGCCGGCCGGACCACGGCGCCGCCGGCTCGCCGGAGTCGCGGTTTCTCGGAAAGGCGGTCGCCGACGCGCCCGCCTTGGCGGCGGAGGCGTCCCCGGCGACCTATCTCGACAAGGACGCGCCGCCGTTCTTCGTCGAGCACGGCGACGCCGATCCGGTGGTTCCAACGGAACAGTCGATCCAGTTCGTCGCCGCGATCCGCGCCGCGGCCGGGAGCGACCGCGCGGTCCTGACGATCCTCCCCGGCGCCGGCCACGGCGGCCCGCAGTTCGAAACGCCGGCCAACTTGAACCTCGTTTTCGCGTTTCTCGACAAGGCCCTCCGCCGGTAG